A single Nicotiana tabacum cultivar K326 chromosome 5, ASM71507v2, whole genome shotgun sequence DNA region contains:
- the LOC142180764 gene encoding uncharacterized protein LOC142180764, whose translation MVESMNSVLLKGRKMPILRMLDFIQEKLGEWFYEWRKKVFNLDSILFRISSEGIKFIVNLKKRTCDCLQFQLDELPCPYAIATINNRYLQKSDYCSNWYSKKTWLKTYEGHVNTVEDKKLWDIPQNVQSEITKPPDIEILQGRRQQKRHIPATESVPFKSTKCSRYKQAGHNRITCLSSPAPHPYSKKHIEKILQPSIILGLNLDFHYCMA comes from the exons ATGGTAGAATCAATGAATTCCGTTTTACTAAAAGGGAGAAAAATGCCTATTTTAAGAATGTTAGATTTCATCCAAGAAAAATTGGGAGAGTGGTTTTACGAATGGAGAAAAAAG GTGTTCAACCTTGACTCAATATTGTTTAGAATAAGTAGTGAAGGAATCAAATTCATTGTGAacttaaagaagagaacttgtGATTGCCTGCaattccaacttgatgaattGCCCTGTCCATATGCAATTGCTACTATTAATAATAGATATTTGCAGAAATCtgattactgctcaaattggtatTCAAAGAAAACGTGGTTGAAAACATATGAAGGACATGTGAATACCGTCGAAGATAAAAAATTATGGGATATACCACAAAATGTACAATCTGAGATCACAAAACCTCCCGATATAGAGATTTTACAAGGAAGAAGACAACAGAAAAGGCATATACCTGCGACTGAATCAGTACCATTCAAGTCTACCAAATGCAGTCGATATAAACAAGCTGGGCATAACAGAATAACTTGCTTGTCTTCTCCAGCACCTCATCCATATTCCAAGAAGCACATTGAAAAAATACTCCAACCTTCAATAATCCTTGGTCTGAATTTAGACTTTCATTATTGTATGGCATAA